A single window of Gossypium arboreum isolate Shixiya-1 chromosome 13, ASM2569848v2, whole genome shotgun sequence DNA harbors:
- the LOC108463201 gene encoding protein ALP1-like, with product MEMGSFTFLSQQEFSYNNSSFDFFEEMENGFNGNSKKMSRRVSDDSLVNEENNGFKDLLSLLLDEGAKQEQEQHQWLTGFETFFEAEAKIEEINGFEMEEELGNSRKKRARKSGSIAGTSSTVSASSDNTGGGSEHQRRLWVKSRSKDWWEKCNHPDFPDEEFKREFRMSKHTFDMICEELEPAVMKKNTMLRDAIPVRQRVAVCIWRLATGEPLRTVSKQFGLGISTCHKLVLEVCTAIKTVLMPKYIQWPDENKIKQLKHEFESLAGIPNVCGSMYTTHIPISAPKTNVAAYFNKKHTERYQKTSYSITLQGIIDSTGVFTDVCIGWPGSMSDEQVLSNSAFHQRATMGQLKDLWVVGGKMYPLMDWVLVPYTHQNLTWAQHAFNEKIYEIEKLGKEAFGRLKGRWAILQKRMEIKLQELPAVLGACCVLHNICEMKQEEMEGELKFEVFDDEVIAENNLRSMATAQARDSIAHNLLHHGVGGNPGFLL from the coding sequence ATGGAAATGGGTTCTTTCACATTCCTTTCTCAACAAGAATTCTCTTATAATAATAGCAGCTTCGATTTCTTTGAGGAAATGGAAAATGGGTTCAATGGGAACAGCAAAAAAATGAGTAGAAGAGTTAGTGATGACTCTTTGGTCAATGAAGAAAACAATGGGTTTAAAGACTTATTGAGTTTGTTATTAGACGAGGGAGCAAAGCAAGAGCAAGAACAGCATCAATGGCTGACTGGCTTTGAAACTTTCTTTGAAGCTGAAGCAAAGATTGAAGAAATTAATGGTTTTGAAATGGAAGAAGAGTTGGGTAATTCCAGAAAGAAGCGAGCTCGTAAATCTGGTTCGATCGCCGGTACTTCTTCGACGGTTTCAGCTAGTTCCGATAACACCGGCGGTGGTTCGGAACATCAACGGAGGTTATGGGTGAAATCACGATCTAAAGATTGGTGGGAGAAGTGTAATCATCCGGATTTTCCCGATGAGGAATTCAAACGTGAGTTCCGAATGAGTAAACACACGTTCGATATGATCTGCGAGGAGCTTGAACCTGCGGTGATGAAAAAAAACACCATGCTCCGTGACGCTATCCCGGTTCGTCAACGCGTTGCGGTTTGTATTTGGCGGTTGGCCACCGGTGAACCGCTTCGAACGGTGTCGAAACAGTTCGGGTTAGGGATCTCAACCTGCCATAAGCTGGTTCTAGAGGTTTGTACCGCCATTAAAACGGTTCTAATGCCGAAATACATTCAATGGCCCgatgaaaacaaaataaaacaactCAAACACGAATTCGAGTCCCTCGCCGGAATCCCAAACGTATGCGGTTCAATGTACACAACCCATATTCCGATCAGCGCTCCGAAGACCAACGTCGCCGCCTATTTCAACAAGAAACACACCGAAAGATACCAAAAAACATCGTATTCAATCACTCTCCAAGGCATCATCGATTCAACCGGCGTTTTCACCGACGTTTGCATCGGTTGGCCAGGTTCAATGTCCGATGAACAAGTCCTTTCCAATTCAGCGTTTCATCAAAGAGCCACGATGGGACAATTGAAAGATCTTTGGGTAGTAGGTGGCAAAATGTACCCATTAATGGATTGGGTTTTAGTTCCTTACACACATCAAAATCTAACTTGGGCTCAACACGCTTTCAATGAAAAGATTTATGAGATTGAAAAACTGGGAAAAGAAGCGTTTGGAAGATTGAAAGGGAGATGGGCGATTTTGCAGAAGAGAATGGAAATTAAACTTCAAGAATTACCGGCGGTGCTTGGAGCTTGTTGCGTTTTGCATAATATTTGTGAGATGAAGCAGGAAGAAATGGAGGGGGAGTTGAAATTTGAGGTATTTGATGATGAAGTAATAGCTGAGAATAATTTGAGATCCATGGCTACTGCACAAGCTAGGGATAGTATTGCTCATAATTTGTTGCACCATGGTGTTGGTGGTAATCCTGGTTTTTTATTATAG
- the LOC108461364 gene encoding glycylpeptide N-tetradecanoyltransferase 1-like yields the protein MTDGNPPPGSPKENPDPNPEANPFSNDDSSLESIVRRFQDSMSSVKRHKFWETQPVGQFKDVGDTSLPDGSIELPTPLSEVKQEPYNLPSPYEWTTCDMDSEETCTEVYILLKNNYVEDDENLFRFNYSKEFLRWALRPPGYYKSWHIGVRAKASKKLVAFITGVPARIRVRNEIVKMAEINFLCVHKKLRSKRLAPVMIKEVTRRVHLENIWQAAYTAGVVLPTPITTCQYWHRSLNPKKLIEVGFSRLGARMTMSRTIKLYKLPDSPVTPGFRKMELRDVSAVTRLLRNYLSQFVVSPDFDENDVQHWLLPTEDVVDSYLVESPETHDITDFCSFYTLPSSILGNQNYSILKAAYSYYNVSTKTPLLQLMNDALIVAKRKDFDVFNALDVMHNESFLKELKFGPGDGQLHYYLYNYRIRNALRPSELGLVLL from the coding sequence ATGACTGATGGTAATCCACCACCCGGATCACCGAAAGAAAACCCGGATCCGAATCCTGAGGCTAACCCATTTTCCAATGATGATAGCTCATTAGAATCCATAGTTCGAAGGTTTCAGGATTCAATGTCCTCAGTAAAGAGGCAtaagttttgggaaactcagcCTGTTGGTCAATTTAAGGATGTTGGGGACACTAGTTTACCCGACGGATCTATCGAGCTGCCAACTCCTTTGTCCGAAGTCAAACAGGAACCTTATAACCTCCCGAGTCCGTATGAATGGACCACATGCGATATGGACTCGGAAGAGACTTGTACCGAGGTTTACATTCTTTTGAAGAACAACTATGTTGAAGATGATGAGAATTTGTTTAGGTTCAATTATTCCAAGGAGTTTCTTAGGTGGGCTTTACGTCCTCCTGGTTATTACAAGAGCTGGCACATTGGTGTCCGAGCTAAGGCTTCGAAGAAGCTCGTTGCTTTCATTACTGGCGTCCCTGCTAGGATAAGGGTGCGTAATGAGATTGTGAAGATGGCTGAGATCAATTTCTTATGTGTTCATAAAAAGCTGAGATCAAAGAGACTTGCACCAGTGATGATTAAGGAGGTTACTAGGAGAGTTCATTTGGAGAATATTTGGCAGGCAGCTTATACCGCCGGAGTTGTTCTTCCGACACCGATTACTACTTGCCAGTACTGGCATAGGTCATTGAACCCCAAGAAGCTTATTGAAGTTGGCTTTTCGAGGCTCGGGGCTCGGATGACTATGAGTCGAACTATTAAACTTTATAAGTTGCCTGATTCTCCTGTCACCCCTGGATTCAGAAAAATGGAGCTTCGTGATGTCTCGGCTGTTACTAGGTTGCTCAGAAACTACTTGAGTCAGTTCGTTGTTTCTCCagattttgatgagaatgatgtGCAACACTGGCTTCTTCCTACGGAAGATGTCGTGGACAGTTACTTAGTAGAGAGCCCAGAGACACATGACATAACTGACTTCTGCAGTTTCTACACACTTCCATCATCAATACTCGGCAACCAAAACTATTCGATTTTGAAAGCTGCCTACTCTTACTATAATGTCTCCACAAAGACTCCGCTGCTTCAGTTGATGAATGATGCACTCATCGTTGCTAAGCGAAAGGATTTTGACGTTTTCAACGCGCTGGATGTCATGCACAATGAATCTTTCCTCAAAGAACTAAAATTCGGACCAGGTGATGGGCAACTTCACTACTACTTGTATAATTATCGGATACGAAATGCTTTGAGACCATCAGAGCTCGGTCTTGTACTCCTATAG
- the LOC108464413 gene encoding casein kinase 1-like protein 1 — MEPRVGNKFRLGRKIGSGSFGEIYLGTNIQTNEEVAIKLENVKTKHPQLLYESKLYRILQGGTGIPNVRWFGVEGDYNVMVMDLLGPSLEDLFNFCSRKLSLKSVLMLADQMINRVEFVHSKSFLHRDIKPDNFIMGLGRRANQVYMIDFGLAKKYRDSSHQHIPYRENKNLTGTARYASMNTHLGIEQSRRDDLESLGYVLMYFLRGSLPWQGLKAGTKKQKYEKISEKKVSTSIEALCRGYPTEFASYFHYCRSLRFDDKPDYSYLKRIFRDLFIREGFQFDYVFDWTILKYQQSQLTTPPARALGPGAGTSAAMPPAFANADRQAAGDNLRAAGLSSMNSSRRKTSGPLNSGSHAKQKGPVANDPAITKDAMYMGQSGGSSSRHIAGSREAFAGSEADPQRSRTTDASHGGLHRNSSRQSPVESSDPKRASSMRNTSHAKNYEAALKGMEGLQFKSDERIHY, encoded by the exons ATGGAGCCTCGTGTCGGTAATAAGTTTCGACTTGGTCGTAAGATCGGTAGCGGCTCTTTTGGAGAGATTTATTTGG GTACGAATATTCAGACAAACGAAGAGGTTGCCATTAAGCTT GAAAATGTGAAGACAAAGCATCCTCAATTGTTATATGAATCGAAGTTATACAGGATCCTGCAGGGAGGAA CTGGGATTCCAAATGTTAGATGGTTTGGAGTTGAGGGAGACTATAATGTTATGGTTATGGATTTACTTGGACCTAGTCTTGAAGATCTATTTAATTTCTGCAGTAGGAAACTCTCATTGAAGTCAGTTCTCATGCTTGCTGATCAAATG aTCAATCGTGTTGAATTtgttcattcaaaatcatttctACATCGGGATATCAAGCCAGACAATTTTATTATGGGCTTGGGAAGGCGTGCAAATCAG gtctatATGATTGACTTTGGTCTTGCTAAGAAATATAGAGACAGTTCACATCAACACATTCCTTACAG GGAGAATAAGAATCTGACTGGAACTGCAAGATATGCAAGCATGAACACACACTTGGGCATCG AGCAAAGCCGTAGGGATGATTTGGAGTCTCTTGGATACGTGCTTATGTACTTCCTAAGAGGAAG TCTTCCTTGGCAAGGTCTGAAAGCTGGAACAAAGAAACAGAAGTATGAGAAAATTAGTGAGAAGAAGGTTTCTACTTCAATTGAG GCCTTATGTCGAGGTTATCCAACAGAATTTGCATCATACTTCCATTATTGCCGTTCACTAAGATTTGATGATAAGCCAGACTATTCTTATCTCAAAAGAATCTTTCGTGATCTCTTTATTCGTGAAG GCTTCCAGTTCGATTATGTCTTTGATTGGACCATTTTGAAGTATCAGCAATCACAGCTGACCACTCCTCCAGCTCGAGCCCTT GGCCCCGGTGCTGGAACAAGTGCTGCCATGCCCCCTGCTTTTGCCAATGCTGACCGACAAGCAG CCGGTGATAACCTGCGAGCAGCTGGTTTGTCATCTATGAATTCATCTCGGCGGAAAACATCAGGACCCTTGAATTCCGGAAGTCACGCAAAGCAGAAAGGTCCAGTTGCAAATGATCCTGCAATTACTAAAGACGCTatg TATATGGGGCAATCCGGTGGATCCTCTTCAAGGCACATTGCTGGTAGCCGTGAAGCTTTTGCTGGTAGCGAGGCCGACCCCCAACGTTCTCGTACAACTGATGCTAGCCATGGAGGTTTGCACAGAAACTCAAGCCGACAAAGCCCTGTTGAATCTTCTGACCCTAAGCGGGCCTCGTCCATGAGAAACACCTCTCATGCCAAGAACTACGAAGCTGCCCTCAAAGGTATGGAGGGCCTGCAGTTCAAAAGTGACGAGAGAATCCATTATTAA
- the LOC108463272 gene encoding IQ domain-containing protein IQM1-like — MTNSVESDEFQRKDSRTLRDGTHDHEVVLKKTFSFKDLVIDKGKFGLTISNSNGLLHEPFSTLSLPEPTILFSPRPVSELDEAAVKLQKVYKGYRTRRNLADCAVVVEELWWKVLDLAELKQSSVSFFDVKKPESMVSRWARAKTRAAKVGKGLSKDYKAQKLALQHWLEAIDPRHRYGHNLNLYYDVWFSSESTQPFFYWLDIGDGKELNLGKCPRKKLLQQCITYLGPKEREEYEVIIENGKLVFKQSGLLVDTTGGFKWIFVLSTTRALYVGQKEKGKFQHSSFLAGGATTAAGRLVACDGVLEAIWPYSGHYHPTEEHFMEFINFLGENHVNLTNVKRCATDDDYYGQASANERKPEELMEGTELEPPMFNPSNRLSCKWTTGVGPRISCVRDYPTELQFKALEQVNLSPRVAPSVVNHGPIPSPRPSPKMHLSPRIATMGLPSPRSISTSN, encoded by the exons ATGACTAACTcggttgaatcagatgaatttCAAAGAAAAGATTCAAGAACATTGAGAGATGGCACACATGATCATGAAGTGGTACTCAAGAAAACGTTTTCTTTCAAGGATTTAGTTATAGATAAAGGGAAGTTTGGTTTGACTATATCGAATTCAAATGGACTCTTGCACGAGCCGTTTTCCACGCTTTCTCTACCAGAACCGACGATTTTGTTTTCACCAAGACCAGTTAGTGAGCTCGATGAGGCTGCTGTTAAGCTTCAGAAGGTGTACAAGGGCTACCGGACTCGAAGAAACCTTGCTGATTGTGCAGTGGTAGTTGAGGAGCTATGGTGGAAAGTATTAGACCTTGCAGAGCTCAAGCAAAGTTCTGTGTCGTTCTTCGATGTCAAAAAACCAGAATCCATGGTTTCGCGATGGGCAAGAGCCAAAACAAGAGCAGCAAAG GTAGGAAAGGGATTGTCCAAAGATTATAAAGCTCAAAAACTAGCCCTTCAACACTGGCTTGAAGCC ATTGATCCACGACATAGATATGGACATAACTTAAACCTGTACTATGATGTTTGGTTCTCAAGTGAAAGCACTCAGCCATTCTTCTACTG GTTGGATATTGGAGATGGGAAAGAATTAAATCTCGGCAAATGTCCAAGGAAAAAACTACTGCAGCAATGCATCACATATCTTGGACCA AAAGAAAGGGAAGAATATGAGGTAATAATTGAGAATGGGAAACTTGTTTTTAAGCAAAGTGGGTTACTAGTTGATACAACAGGGGGATtcaaatggatatttgttcttagcACAACTAGAGCCTTGTATGTCGGTCAAAAAGAAAAGGGTAAATTTCAACATTCTAGTTTTCTAGCTGGTGGTGCCACCACTGCTGCCGGAAGATTAGTTGCTTGTGATGGGGTTCTTGAG GCTATATGGCCATACAGTGGTCACTATCATCCCACAGAAGAGCATTTCATGGAATTCATCAACTTCCTTGGGGAAAACCATGTAAATCTCACTAATGTTAAG AGATGTGCCACTGATGATGACTATTATGGACAAGCCTCGGCTAATGAACGCAAACCAGAAGAACTGATGGAGGGTACCGAGTTGGAACCACCAATGTTCAATCCGAGCAACAGATTGTCTTGTAAGTGGACCACAGGGGTCGGACCACGTATCAGTTGTGTCCGGGACTACCCAACTGAGCTCCAGTTCAAAGCACTGGAACAAGTTAACCTGTCACCAAGGGTGGCTCCTAGTGTGGTGAACCATGGACCAATCCCTTCACCAAGGCCTAGTCCAAAGATGCATCTTTCCCCACGGATTGCAACCATGGGTCTGCCAAGTCCAAGATCCATATCAACATCTAACTAA